One stretch of Haladaptatus sp. R4 DNA includes these proteins:
- a CDS encoding VIT1/CCC1 family protein, giving the protein MESGDEDSDDADPSNVDLDDVERWRANWQDEVDGAALYRAMAEGESNPELAELYENLAKTEGEHADFWAAKLDEAGKPVGLPAPSRRARTLSWLARRFGANVVLPAVRGSEIGGGVEYHLQPDADPSLAEDERSHARLLANLDTSGGVEGGTLARLEGRHRATSGNALRAAVLGANDGLVSNLSLVMGVAGAALSANSILITGLAGLLAGAGSMAMGEWLSVTSSRELYQRQISVEADELAEVPEEEEAELALIYRAKGLSKEQADELAAQIIADRETALDTLAREELGIDPEGLGGSAWEAAGSSFVLFALGAIVPVAPFALFTGLTAVGASLLASAVALFAIGAGITLLTGRSIWYSGGRQVLIGLAAALLTFGVGRLIGVTIAG; this is encoded by the coding sequence ATGGAATCAGGGGACGAAGACTCGGACGACGCGGACCCGAGCAACGTGGACCTGGACGACGTCGAACGCTGGCGAGCCAACTGGCAGGACGAGGTGGACGGCGCGGCGCTGTACCGGGCGATGGCCGAGGGGGAATCGAACCCCGAACTCGCCGAACTGTACGAGAATTTGGCGAAGACCGAAGGGGAGCACGCCGATTTCTGGGCGGCGAAGTTAGACGAGGCGGGCAAGCCCGTCGGTCTGCCCGCACCGAGTCGTCGCGCACGGACCCTCTCGTGGTTGGCGCGGCGGTTCGGCGCGAACGTCGTCCTCCCGGCGGTTCGCGGGAGCGAAATCGGCGGGGGCGTGGAGTACCACTTACAACCCGACGCGGATCCATCGCTCGCGGAGGACGAACGCTCGCACGCCCGTCTCCTCGCGAACCTGGATACGTCGGGTGGCGTGGAGGGCGGGACGCTGGCGCGACTCGAAGGCAGACATCGGGCGACCAGCGGGAACGCCCTCCGCGCCGCCGTGCTCGGTGCGAACGACGGACTCGTCTCGAATCTGAGTCTGGTGATGGGCGTCGCCGGAGCGGCGCTGTCGGCGAACTCGATTCTCATCACGGGGCTCGCGGGGCTGCTGGCGGGTGCCGGATCGATGGCGATGGGCGAGTGGCTCTCCGTGACGAGTTCGCGCGAACTGTACCAGCGCCAGATTTCGGTCGAGGCGGACGAACTCGCGGAAGTACCGGAGGAAGAGGAAGCCGAACTCGCGCTGATCTATCGGGCGAAAGGGTTGTCGAAGGAACAGGCGGACGAACTCGCCGCACAGATCATCGCTGACCGCGAGACGGCGCTCGACACGCTGGCACGGGAGGAACTCGGCATCGACCCCGAAGGACTCGGTGGGTCCGCGTGGGAGGCCGCGGGGTCGTCGTTCGTCCTGTTCGCGCTCGGTGCGATCGTTCCGGTCGCGCCGTTCGCCCTCTTCACCGGACTCACGGCAGTCGGAGCCAGCCTGCTCGCCAGCGCGGTTGCGCTGTTCGCCATCGGGGCAGGAATCACGCTCCTGACCGGCCGAAGTATCTGGTACTCGGGCGGGCGACAGGTGCTCATCGGACTCGCGGCGGCCCTCCTGACCTTCGGCGTGGGGCGACTCATCGGGGTGACGATTGCGGGGTGA
- a CDS encoding NAD(P)/FAD-dependent oxidoreductase yields MVRVGDAAGIANRFTGKGISQAIHSATLLAECVAAGELAEYPDRLHRGMRTEYLLASLATTVLAEGRSDLLADLLSAASGIDIEDIDRHPSRALARLLSHPSLAARLLSIPAARRSVWRALRDEWEYDDALRQITPQSSPR; encoded by the coding sequence GTGGTCCGCGTCGGTGACGCCGCCGGAATCGCGAACCGCTTCACCGGAAAGGGAATCTCGCAGGCGATCCACTCGGCCACCCTGCTCGCGGAGTGTGTCGCGGCAGGGGAACTGGCCGAGTATCCCGACCGACTTCACCGCGGGATGCGGACCGAATACTTGCTCGCATCGCTCGCCACGACCGTGCTGGCGGAGGGACGATCCGACCTACTGGCCGACCTGCTCTCGGCCGCGTCGGGTATCGACATCGAGGACATCGACCGACACCCGTCGCGGGCGCTGGCCCGCTTGCTCTCGCATCCGTCGCTGGCGGCTCGGTTGCTGTCGATTCCCGCCGCACGGCGGTCGGTGTGGCGAGCGCTCCGCGACGAGTGGGAGTACGACGACGCGCTTCGTCAGATCACCCCGCAATCGTCACCCCGATGA
- a CDS encoding NAD-binding protein — translation MRYRRDIAVVGGAVGGLAAATAFRRLGHDVTLFERQRYDEKRVNCGEAMTAASKIPLEKTAENGFLNRVPSFEISVRRGAGIVGGGRFPARDAYITTEIRSSAGGRSGWKTTASN, via the coding sequence ATGCGATACCGGCGCGATATCGCCGTCGTCGGCGGTGCGGTCGGCGGCCTCGCGGCCGCCACCGCCTTCCGCCGACTCGGGCACGACGTGACCCTGTTCGAGCGCCAGCGCTACGACGAAAAGCGGGTCAACTGCGGCGAGGCGATGACCGCGGCGTCGAAAATCCCGCTGGAGAAGACGGCCGAAAACGGCTTTCTGAACCGCGTTCCCTCGTTCGAGATCTCGGTTCGTCGTGGAGCGGGAATCGTCGGCGGCGGTCGGTTTCCCGCCCGGGATGCCTACATCACGACCGAAATACGGTCGAGCGCAGGTGGGCGGAGTGGGTGGAAGACCACGGCGTCGAACTGA
- a CDS encoding transcriptional regulator, protein MTETRTRIRRCVESRPGIHFNDLVRKADIAPGQVQYHLRGLLTDDRLVSEQLYGKTHYYEPEYDEWERAALALLRRETARDVLVSLLERGTARPATLADDLGIARSTLEWHVSHLEEQDLVEKRHDVRNRVTLAPTRPEETARLLTAVTPSVPERMVDRFTRLVDSLLVE, encoded by the coding sequence ATGACTGAAACACGAACGCGGATACGCCGATGCGTCGAATCCCGTCCGGGAATTCACTTCAACGACCTCGTCCGGAAGGCCGACATCGCCCCCGGACAAGTCCAGTACCACCTTCGGGGATTGCTGACCGACGACAGACTCGTCAGCGAACAACTCTACGGGAAGACCCACTATTACGAACCGGAGTACGACGAGTGGGAGCGAGCGGCGCTCGCGCTGCTCCGCCGGGAAACGGCCCGTGACGTGCTCGTCTCGTTGCTGGAACGGGGTACTGCCCGCCCCGCGACGCTCGCCGACGACCTCGGAATCGCGCGCAGCACGCTCGAATGGCACGTCTCCCACCTCGAAGAACAGGACCTCGTCGAGAAGCGCCACGACGTGCGAAATCGCGTGACGCTCGCACCGACGCGGCCGGAGGAGACGGCCCGCCTGTTGACGGCCGTCACACCGTCGGTTCCCGAGCGGATGGTGGACCGATTCACCCGACTCGTGGACAGTTTGCTCGTCGAGTAG
- a CDS encoding DsbA family protein: protein MSETHANEELVVYSDYVCPFCYLGRRSLERYRETREEPLSLDWHPFDLRSGKRNPDGTIDTAADDGKGDEYYEQARENVRRLQEKYGVEMAQEIATDVDSLPAQVASYYVKTEHPDRWLDFDEAIFAALWQDGRDIGDTAILADLASDVGLDGDEIRDAAENDELRAELDELFTDAQQRGITGVPTFVYDGYAARGAVPPEQLERLVDGVE from the coding sequence ATGAGCGAAACACACGCGAACGAGGAACTGGTCGTCTACTCCGATTACGTCTGTCCGTTCTGCTATCTCGGTCGGCGGTCGTTGGAACGGTATCGGGAGACGCGGGAGGAACCGCTCTCGCTCGATTGGCATCCGTTCGACCTCCGAAGCGGGAAGCGAAACCCCGACGGAACCATCGACACGGCCGCGGACGACGGGAAGGGCGACGAGTACTACGAGCAGGCGCGGGAGAACGTGCGGCGGTTGCAGGAGAAATACGGGGTCGAGATGGCACAGGAGATCGCGACCGACGTCGATTCGCTCCCCGCGCAGGTCGCCTCCTACTACGTCAAAACCGAGCACCCCGACCGATGGCTCGACTTCGACGAGGCCATCTTCGCCGCGCTCTGGCAGGACGGCCGCGACATCGGGGACACTGCCATTCTCGCCGACCTCGCATCGGACGTCGGACTCGACGGGGACGAGATACGGGACGCGGCCGAGAACGACGAACTCCGCGCGGAACTCGACGAACTGTTCACGGACGCACAGCAGCGTGGCATCACGGGCGTCCCGACGTTCGTCTACGACGGATACGCCGCACGCGGCGCGGTTCCGCCGGAGCAACTCGAACGACTCGTCGACGGCGTCGAATAA
- a CDS encoding 2'-5' RNA ligase family protein produces the protein MATIIGPTLPDPYFSTVESIWDELVAEFGIDRYPNPFPHFTLYALGDEVDIATVEAAVAEASEEYSPLSVHTDGIGIFPGNHVWLPVAKSPQITALHADVVRAVEDLGTAPVPFYEPQRWFPHVGFALGLDDERTRDVVGFLLDYDFEWDFTVDDITITRPPAAGEEHEVVASVDL, from the coding sequence GTGGCTACAATAATCGGACCCACGCTCCCTGACCCGTATTTCAGCACCGTCGAATCGATTTGGGACGAGTTAGTGGCCGAATTCGGTATCGACAGGTATCCCAACCCGTTTCCGCACTTTACCTTGTACGCCCTGGGCGACGAGGTCGATATCGCGACCGTCGAGGCCGCCGTTGCGGAGGCCTCGGAGGAATATTCCCCGTTATCGGTTCACACGGACGGTATCGGCATCTTTCCCGGGAATCACGTCTGGCTCCCGGTCGCGAAATCCCCCCAGATCACGGCACTCCACGCCGACGTCGTTCGGGCGGTCGAGGATTTGGGAACCGCACCGGTGCCGTTTTACGAACCACAGAGATGGTTCCCGCACGTGGGCTTTGCACTCGGTCTCGACGACGAACGAACTCGTGACGTCGTCGGATTCCTGCTGGACTACGACTTCGAGTGGGATTTCACGGTTGACGATATCACGATTACTCGGCCACCGGCCGCGGGGGAAGAACACGAGGTAGTGGCGTCCGTCGACCTTTGA
- a CDS encoding DUF6735 family protein, translating to MGHRALVAYERPDGRYDRGYAQWGATDLSLRHRITAETPFAGGGRNGRAKGTNERDERWRPAVDPTPQATALTFEDAVLFDYRTFEAFFVVSLSWDVTAYLPLWFGTTIDANSDAGALVEVYDEADTRDARRWFRATRAVVRDMVGEEVLDAADAIDYLDSRVTEWAGDRREVVFTR from the coding sequence GTGGGACACCGAGCACTCGTCGCCTACGAGCGACCGGACGGCCGCTACGACCGGGGGTACGCACAGTGGGGCGCAACGGACCTCTCGCTACGGCATCGAATCACCGCCGAAACGCCATTCGCGGGCGGTGGACGAAACGGACGCGCGAAGGGAACGAATGAGCGAGACGAACGATGGAGGCCAGCCGTCGATCCGACGCCGCAAGCGACTGCGCTGACGTTCGAGGACGCCGTTCTATTCGACTATCGAACCTTCGAGGCGTTCTTCGTCGTCTCGCTCTCGTGGGACGTCACCGCCTACCTGCCGCTGTGGTTCGGCACGACCATCGACGCGAATTCCGACGCGGGCGCGCTCGTGGAAGTCTACGACGAAGCCGACACGAGAGACGCTCGCCGATGGTTTCGCGCGACCCGAGCCGTCGTCCGTGACATGGTCGGTGAGGAGGTGCTCGACGCCGCCGACGCCATCGACTACCTCGATTCGCGCGTCACCGAATGGGCGGGTGACCGTCGGGAGGTGGTTTTCACGCGTTGA
- a CDS encoding antibiotic biosynthesis monooxygenase: MSVADSDMTTIDETTDLTTLINVFTVAPERQDELVELLADATDETMRHLPGFVSANLHRSRDGERVVNYAQWESEADYEAIFERPDVREHMDGALELATADYHLYDVAFVDER, from the coding sequence GTGAGCGTAGCGGACAGCGACATGACGACCATCGACGAAACGACGGACTTGACGACGCTCATCAACGTGTTCACCGTGGCTCCCGAAAGGCAGGACGAACTCGTGGAACTCCTCGCGGATGCGACGGATGAGACCATGCGTCACCTCCCCGGATTCGTCTCCGCGAACCTCCACCGGAGTCGCGACGGCGAGCGCGTCGTCAACTACGCCCAGTGGGAGAGCGAAGCCGACTACGAAGCCATCTTCGAGCGCCCCGACGTGCGCGAACACATGGACGGGGCGCTCGAACTCGCCACGGCGGACTACCACCTGTACGACGTGGCGTTCGTGGACGAGCGATAG
- a CDS encoding TetR/AcrR family transcriptional regulator, which yields MPATDRTPPRDTYESLMDATYRALAKDGYADLTLRSIAAEFDGSRSLIHYYYESKDDLLAAFLDSLLDEFEGTIEDDASPRERLDALIDWIAYGPEARPEYHRVLFELRAQAPHNPEFATRLEANVRGIRSALETAITDAVANGTLPPRDPERTAILVLTAIDSARTTDYVLGTDDMLDRTLDAVAVLLLPDE from the coding sequence ATGCCAGCGACGGACAGGACGCCGCCACGCGACACGTACGAGAGCCTGATGGATGCCACGTATCGTGCACTGGCCAAGGACGGGTACGCCGATCTCACGCTCCGAAGCATCGCCGCGGAGTTCGACGGGAGTCGGTCCCTCATCCACTATTACTACGAGTCGAAAGACGATCTGCTCGCGGCGTTCCTCGACTCCCTCCTCGACGAGTTCGAGGGCACGATCGAAGACGACGCATCGCCCCGAGAGCGCCTCGATGCGCTCATCGACTGGATCGCTTACGGGCCGGAAGCGCGACCGGAGTATCACCGTGTCCTGTTCGAACTCCGCGCACAGGCCCCGCACAACCCCGAGTTCGCGACGCGGTTGGAGGCGAACGTCCGAGGGATTCGGAGCGCGCTCGAAACGGCGATCACGGACGCGGTAGCGAACGGAACGTTGCCGCCACGGGACCCGGAACGGACCGCCATCCTCGTCCTCACCGCTATCGACAGCGCGCGAACCACCGACTACGTGCTCGGCACCGACGACATGCTCGACCGGACGCTGGACGCGGTCGCCGTCCTCCTCCTGCCGGACGAGTGA
- a CDS encoding guanosine monophosphate reductase has product MNVRTGLSYGDVLLVPQRSPVDSRSDVSLTTNLTANLELDTPLLSAPMDTVTETDAAIALSEMGGFGTIHRFLSIEEQAEQVRDVKNAGGLVGAAVGINEEFLERTEATLEAGADCIMVDVAHGHMERCLDAVAEIDAEFPDAELVAGNVVTPEAVSDLYSAGADGVKVGVGPGSHCTTRKVAGAGVPQLTAVDDCSERAEALGIPIVADGGIRTSGDAVKALMAGADTVMMGSFFAGTDEAPGETVTVEGKTFKRSRGMASTAANENRTDKNLTPDADEGIAGLTEYKGPLADETETFLAGIRSGLSYCGGHDIPAARENAEFIQVAPSAREREGSHSVFANVEPEMEKELAPLQ; this is encoded by the coding sequence ATGAACGTTCGGACAGGTCTTTCGTATGGTGACGTACTGCTGGTGCCGCAACGCTCCCCGGTCGATAGCCGGAGCGACGTCTCGCTGACGACGAATCTCACTGCGAACCTCGAACTCGACACGCCGCTGTTGAGCGCGCCGATGGACACCGTCACCGAGACGGACGCTGCAATCGCACTCTCGGAGATGGGCGGTTTCGGCACGATTCACCGATTTTTGAGCATCGAGGAACAGGCCGAGCAGGTTCGGGACGTGAAGAATGCGGGCGGCCTCGTCGGTGCCGCCGTCGGCATCAACGAGGAGTTCCTCGAAAGGACGGAAGCGACGCTGGAGGCGGGCGCGGACTGCATCATGGTCGACGTCGCACACGGCCACATGGAACGCTGTCTCGACGCCGTGGCGGAGATCGACGCCGAATTCCCGGACGCGGAACTCGTCGCCGGGAACGTCGTGACGCCCGAGGCCGTCTCGGACCTCTACTCCGCGGGCGCGGACGGCGTGAAAGTCGGCGTCGGTCCCGGTTCCCACTGCACGACCCGAAAGGTCGCCGGAGCGGGCGTCCCGCAACTCACCGCCGTGGACGACTGTTCGGAGCGAGCCGAAGCGTTGGGAATCCCGATCGTCGCGGACGGCGGCATCCGAACGTCCGGCGATGCCGTGAAGGCGCTCATGGCCGGAGCGGACACCGTCATGATGGGGAGCTTCTTCGCCGGAACCGACGAGGCACCCGGCGAGACGGTCACCGTCGAGGGGAAGACGTTCAAGCGCTCGCGCGGGATGGCCTCCACCGCCGCGAACGAGAATCGCACCGACAAGAACCTCACCCCTGACGCCGACGAGGGCATCGCGGGGCTGACCGAGTACAAAGGCCCGCTCGCCGACGAAACCGAAACCTTCCTCGCCGGAATCCGGTCGGGGTTGAGCTACTGCGGCGGCCACGACATCCCCGCCGCCCGCGAGAACGCCGAGTTCATTCAGGTCGCTCCGAGTGCCCGAGAGCGGGAGGGTTCCCACTCCGTCTTCGCGAACGTGGAACCAGAGATGGAGAAGGAACTCGCGCCGCTACAGTAA
- the thsA gene encoding thermosome subunit alpha encodes MQTGPILILGEEAQRTSGRDAREMNVTAGRAVAEAVRTTLGPRGMDKMLVDSMGDVVVTNDGVTILTEMDIEHPAATMMVEVAETQEDETGDGTTTAVILAGDLLRRAEDLLEQGVHPTTVARGYRLASEEAYRLLEAASHPVEERDLLTEIAQTAMTGKGAEAAKEALSELVVRAVRAVYDEDGDGGDIDLSNVTVETVVGGGISDSELVEGVVVDKERVNDDMPWRVEDATIALVDTPIEVQETETDTAVSITDPDQLQGFLDREEAQLREMVERITDSGANVVFCQKGIDDMAQHLLAQEGVLAVRRAKKSDVQHLARATGARVVSSLGDIDSDDLGHAGIVEERNVAGDTRIFVEGCDNPRSVTLLLRGGTEHVVEEVERAVHDSLGVVRVTLLDGQVLPGGGAPETTLALGLREYADGVGGREQLAVEAFADAMETVPRTLAENAGISPIDGVTDLRSRHDAGEENVGLDAETGEVVDMLDVGVVEPRRVKSRAIGSATDVAELLLRIDDVISAGDLGGSDEAEAPEPGGMGGMGGMGGAI; translated from the coding sequence ATGCAGACCGGACCGATTCTGATACTGGGGGAGGAGGCACAGCGAACCAGCGGGCGGGACGCCCGCGAGATGAACGTCACCGCCGGGCGGGCGGTCGCCGAGGCGGTACGAACCACGCTCGGCCCGCGCGGGATGGACAAGATGCTCGTCGATTCGATGGGTGACGTGGTCGTGACGAACGACGGGGTGACCATCCTCACGGAGATGGACATCGAGCATCCGGCGGCGACGATGATGGTCGAAGTCGCCGAAACACAGGAGGACGAGACCGGCGACGGGACGACGACGGCGGTCATCCTCGCCGGAGACCTCCTCCGACGGGCGGAGGACTTACTCGAACAGGGCGTCCATCCGACGACGGTCGCACGCGGCTACCGCCTCGCCAGCGAGGAGGCGTATCGGCTGCTCGAAGCGGCGTCCCATCCGGTCGAGGAACGGGACCTCCTCACGGAGATAGCACAGACCGCGATGACCGGGAAGGGTGCGGAGGCGGCCAAAGAGGCGCTCTCGGAACTCGTCGTGCGGGCGGTTCGGGCCGTCTACGACGAGGACGGTGACGGCGGGGACATCGACCTCTCGAACGTCACCGTGGAGACGGTCGTCGGGGGCGGCATCTCAGATTCGGAACTCGTGGAGGGCGTCGTCGTGGACAAAGAGCGCGTCAACGACGACATGCCGTGGCGCGTCGAGGACGCCACCATCGCACTCGTGGACACGCCCATCGAGGTGCAGGAGACCGAGACGGACACGGCGGTCAGCATCACCGACCCCGACCAGTTACAGGGCTTTTTGGACCGCGAGGAAGCCCAACTGCGGGAGATGGTCGAACGCATCACCGACAGCGGCGCGAACGTCGTCTTCTGCCAGAAGGGAATCGACGACATGGCCCAGCACCTGTTAGCACAGGAAGGGGTTCTCGCCGTCCGCCGGGCCAAGAAGAGCGACGTGCAACACCTCGCGCGGGCGACGGGGGCACGCGTCGTCTCAAGCCTCGGCGACATCGACTCCGACGACCTCGGCCACGCCGGAATCGTCGAGGAACGCAACGTCGCGGGCGACACCCGAATCTTCGTGGAGGGGTGTGACAACCCGCGAAGCGTCACCCTCCTGCTGCGCGGCGGGACCGAACACGTCGTCGAGGAGGTCGAGCGGGCGGTCCACGACAGTCTGGGCGTCGTGCGGGTCACCCTGCTGGACGGGCAGGTTCTCCCCGGCGGGGGTGCACCGGAAACGACGCTCGCACTCGGATTGCGGGAGTACGCCGACGGCGTCGGCGGTCGGGAGCAACTCGCCGTCGAGGCGTTCGCCGACGCGATGGAGACGGTGCCGAGGACCCTCGCGGAGAACGCGGGAATCAGTCCCATCGACGGCGTGACCGACCTCCGAAGCCGTCACGACGCGGGCGAGGAAAACGTCGGTCTCGACGCCGAAACCGGCGAGGTCGTGGACATGCTCGACGTTGGCGTGGTCGAACCCCGCCGCGTCAAATCCCGGGCCATCGGGAGCGCGACCGACGTGGCCGAACTTCTCCTCCGCATCGACGACGTGATTTCCGCGGGCGACCTCGGCGGAAGCGACGAAGCGGAAGCTCCGGAGCCGGGCGGTATGGGAGGAATGGGCGGCATGGGTGGCGCGATATAG